The genome window TAATTAACTTATAAATCAGAAAATACGATAACGTCAAGAAAAAtgttcgtaaaaaatattgtaaaacacTTAGTTTTTCGTTTTAGAACAAACACTTTATGCTACACAATTTTGGTAGAGACGACGTGCGTGTGCGTCGCGCTGACGTCATTATTCACGAACTTTCGAAAAGGCAATCTAACGTACAGAGAGTGGACTCCGTACAACTACTCCGAAGTGGTGTTTTGTGTGATATATGCTCGTCAGTTAATAAGCACGGTGTTTGGCTCTATGGTGAACGTAGCCTGTGATACTCTGATCTGCGGTCTACTATTGCACGTGTGTTGTCAAATCGAGATACTCGAGTGCagactgaaaaaaatttcgtcCGGCCGAAACAATTTGCGTGAATGTATACGTCAGCACGATAGTATATTTaagttagttttttttataaatacaatcttgcaaattatatattaaaaaaagaaatattataaagaataaaacttATGTTCATTTAAATGATATTGCGTACAATTGTATTAAGCATGTCACTTTAATTAACTTCATatctttaagataaaaatttacgcaaatatttttacacaaacatatttttctcaagataCTTTCCTGTTGCAGGTTtgcatttatgataaataaaaaattccagaTAATTATTGGCATTCAGTTTATAGTGAGCACATTAGTGGTTTGCTCCAACTTATATCAATTGGCGAAGATAACGTTGAACGCGCAAGCTTTTACATTGATATTGTATACATGCTCGATGTTGACGCAGATTCTTATCTATTGTTGGTACGGGAACGAAGTTAAGCTAAAGGTGCGACTTATATGTGCATATTTCTGAAAGCTTAAATGTGACGTATCACACAAGATATTTACAACAACTATTAATATACTTAACAAACtcgaatgtaaaataaaaagaaatatttgtaatttttttctgcagagatcgtatataatatttcaatttatgcatatgtcaaatatttatagagtATTGAACTAATCACTAATATCTTCAAAATGGAATGGTTTACACTGGATCAAAGCGGAAAAAcgaacttattaattattatgaatcGCTCGCTAATACCTATTGAATTTTCTAGCGCGTATATCCTCACGATGAATCTCGACTCTTTCGTAAGCGTTAGTATTTCAAattgtcattatattatatatatgtatagagatCACATTCatgattgttttttataaaatttatatatatttatataataatatattaataaaatctctttttgatacatatttttttgttctcaCATTAAacttattcttatattaaactattgttttgtatataaaaattaatttttataaaatcttttatttttttgttaagtaataattataatcagtcaatattttatgtgaaagagagaaaaagtaatatgaaaatttgattaaaaatgttcACACTTTTGTATTGCAGTTACTTAAGACATCATATTCGGCCTATAATTTACTGCAACAAACAACATAACTTAGTCAGAAAATAGTAGAGGTTAGTCTTAatgttttctaaattaaattgtgtatcgctaattaataataattaaatatttgttaacatataacattagaatatttgtaaataataattaattgtatttctttcttcttttattagattaatttacgatctttataattaatgggccttagaatatattaacattgtgataataaaacaaagaagTCTTACCTAAAAAAATcatgagagaaaattaatatttttcgtaatatttgtttttagaataattaatacactaaataatttatgtaatgtaattatgtatataaaaatataattttaatataatagattttatttcaaacgcgcatttcatatttaaaaagtataaataattacacatatataatctagtgtttttagtttttacaatgacactaataaaaattatatacaaatttgaaTGTGATTCTATTAACAATaaggtaataaataaaatgcattttaatgtactaataatttaaatcaatattaattaattttattacatgtaaatttattaaatatttatatatatatatatatatttcttttttaatatgattattttgtgtataatggaTTTGCACTTGATTTCGAGTTATTAGAaagatttacaattaaataaaaaatttgaggATAAGACAATTCAATCTATTATCAACTATCATAACTGAATTCGTCTTTTTTAAGATCAATCAGATTATATagttaaatcatttatatgtattattatgtaaaagtccttattttttaaacttttgtttttGCATTTGTATCACTTTGGCTACTATTTTCGTAACTTTGTCACTACTACTACTGTAATGCTGCCGCAACTCATTGACATCATCCTGAATATCGACAATTCTGACAATTTCACGGATACTCTTACATAATGATGGCTATGATCATTTGCGAGATGCTCAGTCtggtaataaatttcaaaaacgagatatttattcaaatgttaaacaaaactattaattaactaTGAACTATTAACTTAGGCCATTAGAATCAGATAAAATCGAGATTCGACACAAATTTGGCAACGTCATACAGTAAGCAATTGAAACATTTGCATATTGTAGTAAATTACGTTattgttttatcaaaaaaacatctataaattaaatttttattgtgttcCATGTAACTACATTAAtttcgtaatatatttaatattatatctgttaatattatttaatattatatgtatttaatattattaatattacttacaatcgataagtataaatatatacgaattatgatattttaattaaagaaaaataaataaaatatttcttttttttgtcatctgaatagaaaaagtatatttttttcttttattaattaaaagaaagaaattcaaaGTAAATTCATCACAAATTACTCCAACCCTATCATTTTGGATTAATACTATATGATATACTATCATGTTTCAGACAACATGTGTGACTAATATTATTGGTCACAAACTTCTACAAAGGAGATTTAGCATACAGAGAATGAATACCGTATGAgtattttagtaatatattatattatttactttcatCATTTAACAAAACTGATGGCTGCATCCGTCATGAATATTGCTTGCGATATGCCTGGCTAATCTACGAATTGCTGCTGCATATTTATTACCAAATCAAGATTTTGGAATATCGGTTCTTTGCACAACAATTTAGATGaatgtgaatatttatttacacgatTGTATCTGTAAGTcagtttttttatactatattttacgcgcataaattaaatacttaatttaattgattatttaattgatttaaaatataatattaaaagatatttataacattttttcaaattgttacattgttatttaatataatatacatttctaaAGAAAGTACGTTGAGTCAGAATTGAAGAagactataaaattaaaatataaactatataacaatttattaatatatttctaaatatatttatttttttattaatatatttctaataaataataataaatttgctacgatattttttaaagttaaattgtacatgctttgatttattatatatttggttttgaagtattaatttatatatcactctcaaaaaaataagattatctaatttaatcggttattacttatatcttttttgaCGTAAGTTttgtaatgatataatttcgaaaattaactaacaatatttttctttcacagATTTACATACATGGTAAACGAAAAGTACAGGATTATAATTGCCATGCAGTTCACGGTGAGCGTTAGTGTTCCAATTTATATCAGTTTGGGAAGATAACGTTAATACGTTCCATTAATGATATGCACATTTTGTATGGCTTtacaaattcttatttatattattgatgcaCGATGAAGtaaaactaaagatattaagTGCATACAAACAGTGTAAACATAGAGcatattttatcaagataCTTAATGTATACGTGTAATAGCAAAATTCTAAAAGATTAgagattaatgataaaaataacgaagtaatttctaaaatgttatgtattaatattatacatagtatattcatattaaatattatattactttttatgaatataataagaaacattATATACTGTGtgccgatttttttttaaatacttttaactCGTAGAGTTATCTCGCACACATTTACATCTagacttttcttttaaaaaatataactcttCTACGTagtgttataattaaatgtttcagTGTATATGGATCGTTAAACCCCAACTTTTGTACACATCAAAAGTCCCCTGTGGTATGCCGATTTATATTTGTCTAATAACTTCCATTGCAGAGCATTTTTAATTGCTcgatgaaattttcaaaatgaataAAACGAGATAAGAAAgtgaaatagaatattaaaatagttatgaATCGTTCTCTAAGACCAAAGTTTTTAGcctaaatattttgatagtgaatctaaatttttgtaaagatgtcagaaataatatttcaatttttaatatattcttaatataaaaatacaattttattttttttggaataaaatatatcttatttaacattaaaaaataaaaaattgcaaattttaaaataagatgaaatataatacatgcatatatttttgttacaattaaCCCGTCATACTcggtttataatttaataaaataagttgtAAACAAAAGATACTAAAAATAGagacaaatttttacaatatttttcaatgtatacacattttttgctaattattagatttactgataatattatataataattaatatttttaatttgtgaaagTATGCATAACACACGCAATTATCCACGGACAAAACGGTAAttagctttttttattaacgataattacattttttattaacaactaTTACATTTGTAACTGTTAATGTTAATGATTAAGTGAATTAATCACAATTAAtagaaaacattaaaaaacttttattaaataagaaaatcatttaaaaaaaaatcttctcctatctgatttttaaatttatattatcaaataagaatatgtcaattataaaaaatatctttgcttCAACTTCTGatttatattgtgttatataaatgtttaaaataaaataagatattaagtGAATTCTAactttcttacaatttttgaaaaatgtaaaattctaAACGGATATATCCAgtgatatgtaaaatacatcTTCGTGATACATACGTGTagcgaatttttattatattattttgtactttatcagaaacgatatatataaCCATATATTCAAAGCAATatcagagaaagaaaattaactaaaatatagAGACAAATgacaaagttaaataaaagctagataaaaattacagttacaGCAGtactaaatatttactaatCGATTAAATTGATGGATTATCTATATACACAACACATTGCAATGTTACAGAAGTATAACATATAGTTACATAACTTATAGTTTCAGCGCGACTTtatttttctgcatttttcCCGCTACGATATTTGATTGtatcgtaatattaaataatgtcgcataaaatttgcatttgaaaATGGCCTTATATGCTGTAGcatgaaaaaaatggaaaagcaACACTGCGAGTttgatataatgataattatatagcaATTGAACGAGGGGAATCTagacgaataataataaaaagtcgTGACATATGGCTATAGATATTCTGAGGTTGATCGGAGTTTCGCGAAATCCGTTTAATAGCAGAGTGACAAAGAAgacagaatatttatatatctatatatggcAAACTACAGAGTTTTTTAAACCTGGTACTCAcagcattataattataattcaatactGCTTATCACCCATTAGATCTCTTATTTATCTATTCTATTTTAGAGATTAGATTTTagatttacttatatattatattttgtatatctatctgtatgtgtgtatgtgtgtgtacattaaaaaacagatttaaatTCATTAGATATTGTATTAATCATGAAGCAATTAATATTCTGCGACgtgctaattttttatagtccatttttataatatcattaataaaatttagattaatataattatgtataattatttatttattaaattatattatttattatattatattaaattatataaagtaaaacagttcattatatatattatcagcgttttatttgatataatcgAGGATGGAATTAAAAACTCAGAAGATGCATGttcttaaatttacattaaaaattcttctgGTTGTGGGATGTTGGCCACCAAGGTCTTGGACATCATTGTATAAACGTACTGTGTATAACGCATACACAGTTTTTATAACCTTGGTGTTATTGTCCTTTGCGTTCTCTCAACTTATggatattattttgaacatCGATAATACTGACGATTTTACGGATACTCTGGGCGTCATGCTCACCatgattatttcattttgcaAAATGACCGGCCTCTTGataaatcgtaaaaatattgGAACATTAACCAATACCCTTATTCAGGAACCGTTTATTCCGCTGGAAGCCGACGAAGTGGCAATTCGACACAGATTCGAGAAAACAATACGGTGAGTATCAAAAAAAGACTTcactttttgcaaatataaataaaatgttcaagaaaattcttattgacgataataattaaattataagtcaGAGAACAcgatagtataaaaaaaatgcttgtTACAAAATGTTCAGTCATTTTATAGAACCAACACTTTATGCTACACAATCCTGGTAGAGACGACGTGTCTGTGCATCGCGCTAACGTCATTTTTCACGAACTTTCGAAAAGGCAATTTAACGTACAGAGAGTGGACTCCGAAATATAACTACTCCGAAGTGGTGTTTTGCGTGATATACATTCGTCAGATATTAAGCACGGTGTTTGGCTCTATGGTGAACGTAGCCTGTGATACTTTGATCTGCGGTTTGCTGTTGCACGTGTGTTGTCAAATCGAGATACTCGAGTGCagactgaaaaaaatttcgtcCGGCCGAAATAATCTGCGTAAATGTGTACGTCAGCACAACAGTATATTTAagttagttatttttataaatacaatcttgcaaattgtaaattaagaaaagaaatattgtaaagaaTAAGACTTATGTTCATTTAAATGCTGCATACTAATGTACTATTGGGCTTGTCAGATTAATTATCTTCATATTTccaaaataagaatttatacaaatacttTCAGATTAAGcatgtttctttttcaagaTACTTTCCTGTTGCAGATTTGCGTttatgataaatgaaaaattccaGATAATTATTGGCATTCAGTTTATAGTGAGCACGTTAGTGGTTTGCTctcatttatatcaattagCAAAGATGACCATTAGCCCGCAAGCTTTCCCATTGATATTATACACATGCTCCATGTTGACGCAGATCCTTATCTATTGTTGGTACGGTAACGAAGTTAAATTAAAGGTATGCGTATATTTCTGAAACATAACGTATCAcattcacaaaatatttagaaaaatatattaaataaaaaaacttttaatatacttaataagCTTGactataatttgaaataaaaagaggaatctgtaatttttttctgcaaaaattgtatgtaatattttaatttatacatgtgtCACACTTTTATATAGAGCATTAAACTAGCCGCTAATATCTTCAAAATGGAATGGATAACACTGGATCAAAGTAGGAAAaagagtttattaattattatgaatcGCTCGTTAATACCTATTGAATTTTCTAGCGCGTATATCCTCACAATGAATCTCGACTCTTTCGTAAGCGTTAGTATCTCATATCATTATCGTAGAAGTCATAAATatcatagtttttaaaaaattatatatatatatatatatataatattctgattgatataattattactgcccatataaacaaataaaatgttctttttataaaaatcaatttttatgtataaaacaataattttatataatattattaaagaaagatatatcaaatcaattttatatgtatattataatgtgcatatatatatatatatatattttatttgtttatatgaacagtaataattatatcaatcaggatattttataaaagtaagaaaaaaagagaaagaacaatctaaaaattgaaataaaaaaagagatctaaaaataaaaaatgttcatatttttatgttgcaGTTACTTAAGACATCATATTCGGCTTATAACTTACTGCAGCAAATGCAAACAACAGTTAAACCGGAAAACAGTGTAGAGGTTAGTTATaatgtttttcaattaaactGTATATTAGccctaatatataataataatagggctaattaatattacttaaatatatttaccatATAATATTAGgttactattaaaataataattgattaatacattttgtttcttttttttagatataatttgcGATCCGTAATTAATTAGAGTCTTCTGTAATTTAGCATTGTGATAGTGAAACAAGGAAGTCTTACCTAAATAACCGCGAGAGAGAgttaatattttcacaatatttttgtttctagaataattaacacatatataatttatgtaatgtaattgtgcattcaaaaatataattctaatagtgagttttattttaaacatgcaTTCCATGtctaagaaatataaacaattatacataatatagagtttttattttaaaattaacaaaaattataatatatataaatttgaatgtaATTCTCTAaaggtaataaattaaaaaatgtatttttacgcAATATGATACCTTGTTAACACTGGACTAGTGACTAAATTTGTATCACTGTATATAACGCACTAGATTCACTctacctatatatgtatatttaatgaattctGAAAGTCGCATGTTTCCTTTTAGAATTGCGAGTAAATCGATATAAAAGATAGAATTAACAATGACAGTCGAACATGAGGCGGAGTTAGTAACAATAAATTCCGTATTTTCTATAAGTAAATAATGGATTACTTACATTAAGATTTCATAGCGATCGTAATGCATGGTCTATGAAGACTTTGGTTGTGTCCATAGATTTCTCTTgcattatttctctttcttacgttttaatataacatcGCATTTATCATTGTGTGccatgtaaaaaaagaaaacgcatattattttataaaagtattatattattgatcgaAATATATTGCAAGAGTTCCGTATTACTATAATTACACGTCTACCGAATACAAAGAACAAAGTTAAACGGACAATTGAGTGAAGATAAAGAAAGTCACGTCGCTTGGCTATAGACATTGTATGATTCTTcggaattttgtaaaattgtttcaaaaaatatcattgtgTGTAAGATCAACAAGACTATTTGATATCTTTTATACGAATCAGTTATTTACATGCAAgagtgattttaatttattagaatatctttttttttatttataaaatttcatttattatagagTTGAAATAgatgtaaagtaaaaaattgtgaagtgtagtatttttatataacataaaaattatattttttaatatgattttttttaaagcaattcatttatataggcacaagattttaattttatatattgttttttcttttataaaattttcttaataattttatatcacgtAGGATACGAATTGTAGGAATATAGTTAATACATTATaggcatttaatttaatacaaaaggAATCGAgtaataaatttcaagaaatgcGAGTTATGCAAATTCCACTGAAAATTCTTACGGTGGCGGGATGTCGGCCACCAGTTTCCTGGTCCTCGTTCTGCAAACAAACAGTGTACAACGCATACACAATTTTCGTAAGTTTACTGTTGTTCACCTTTATGCTACCGCAATTCATGGACATCATCCTGAATGTCGCCAATCCTAACGAATTCACGGATACTCTTTACGTAATGCTGGCAATGATAATGGCTTGCTGCAAAATGTTCAGTCTGGTAATTAATCGTAAAAACATCGAGATATTAACCAATGCGTTAATCGAAAAACCATTTAAGCCAGTGGAATTAGATGAGATTAAGATTCGACAGAAATTCGACAGCATCATACAGTAAGCAATTGAAACATTTGCGTGTTACAGTAAATGTTATGTGTTTATATGTTCAAAGAAACATCTATACAGCATGTCCTAAAACACCTTCATATTCTTCACAGTCGGATTCTTTGAGCAATGAGTTTTTTGCAAACTTTGTggagttaaaagattaacacaattacattttcagttaattttataggtggagtttactttaataaaattttaattttaggcATTTTTAGTTACAAAGGTATGTATGTAATGggaaaaattgaaagtttgcaaaaaaaatgatgacctttctcgatattttcactgaagaaaaatcgtctccaagCAATGGAATCAGAGAATCCGttcttaaaaagatatatggtGGTTTTAAGATAGcctgtatttaatttttattgagttctataattgcataatacactcaatattatgtttattcagAATCGACAAATATAgcaagaaaatacaaaatacgatatttttaattcaagaaaaataaataaataaaatatttttttttgttatttaaatagaaaaagtatattctttttttttaatgaaaggaagaaaatacAAAGTAAAGTACCACGTAAAGTATCGTAAATTACCCCAGTCCCCATAGTCATTTTGCAGGAccaatactataatatatacggtTATGATCGAAGGCACGTGTGGGTGCATGACTCTAACATCCTTGTTCACGGACTTACGGAAAGGCGATTTAGCATACAGAGAGTGGATACCGTATGAGTATTCGTccaatataatgtattatatcatttacttTCGTCAATTAATAAGCTTGACGGCTGCATCCGTTGTGAACGTTGCTTGCGACTGTCTGATCTGCGGATTGCTGCTGCATATTTATTGCCAGATCGAAATCTTGGAATGTCGGTTAAAGAAATGCTTACGCGATCAAGGCAATTTAAGCGAATGTGTATATCAAcacaatcatatttataagtCAGTTTTTctatagtattattttatacacgaaTATTTTACGCACGAATTAAAtacacttttttaattaatctaaaatattataatatttaaaaatatttaactgttctatagtattttttcaaattattacattattatttatccatTTCTAAGACAAAGTATATCGAGAATTGATTAAGActatgaaattaaaacataaactatatgacaataatttattaatatatgtatttctaaaatactttttctaattgtaaattaaagtgCATGCTTTGATTTATAATCAAGCAACGCGATAGTATTGACACTAAGTGCATTAAAAAGActggattttaaaatattaattaaaatgagattATCTAGCTTAATCGGTTATTACTCATATCGTAAGTTttgtaatgataattaaaaaaattaactaacaatatttttttttcatagatttGCGTACATGGTAAACGATAAGTTTAAGTTTATAATTGCTGTCCAGTTTATGGTAAGCACGCTAGTAGTGTGTTCGAATTTGTATCAACTGGCGAAGATAACAATAAGCGCGGAATATATTCCactgatattatatacattctgTATGAC of Anoplolepis gracilipes chromosome 8, ASM4749672v1, whole genome shotgun sequence contains these proteins:
- the LOC140668282 gene encoding odorant receptor 46a-like isoform X1, with product MILRNFVKLFQKISLCAFNLIQKESSNKFQEMRVMQIPLKILTVAGCRPPVSWSSFCKQTVYNAYTIFVSLLLFTFMLPQFMDIILNVANPNEFTDTLYVMLAMIMACCKMFSLVINRKNIEILTNALIEKPFKPVELDEIKIRQKFDSIIQTNTIIYTVMIEGTCGCMTLTSLFTDLRKGDLAYREWIPYEYSSNIMYYIIYFRQLISLTAASVVNVACDCLICGLLLHIYCQIEILECRLKKCLRDQGNLSECVYQHNHIYKFAYMVNDKFKFIIAVQFMVSTLVVCSNLYQLAKITISAEYIPLILYTFCMTFQILIYCWYGNEIKLKSNQLSAEIFGMDWINLDKKVKENLIMIMNRSLKPIEFSSAHILTVNLESFTKLLKTSYSAYSILRSM
- the LOC140668282 gene encoding odorant receptor Or1-like isoform X2, translated to MILRNFVKLFQKISLCESSNKFQEMRVMQIPLKILTVAGCRPPVSWSSFCKQTVYNAYTIFVSLLLFTFMLPQFMDIILNVANPNEFTDTLYVMLAMIMACCKMFSLVINRKNIEILTNALIEKPFKPVELDEIKIRQKFDSIIQTNTIIYTVMIEGTCGCMTLTSLFTDLRKGDLAYREWIPYEYSSNIMYYIIYFRQLISLTAASVVNVACDCLICGLLLHIYCQIEILECRLKKCLRDQGNLSECVYQHNHIYKFAYMVNDKFKFIIAVQFMVSTLVVCSNLYQLAKITISAEYIPLILYTFCMTFQILIYCWYGNEIKLKSNQLSAEIFGMDWINLDKKVKENLIMIMNRSLKPIEFSSAHILTVNLESFTKLLKTSYSAYSILRSM
- the LOC140668814 gene encoding uncharacterized protein, producing MRILDFTFKLLTIFGCWRPDSWTSLYKRIIYYIYSSLIVLLLYTFMLSQLMDIILIVDNADDFSDNFFLFAPMVTTCSKLLILLLNRKTILILITILMEKPCRPLTSNETKILYKFDKSIQTNTRRYTYLSMMTALFIVLTSLSTNLKKRKLTYRAWLPFDYSSTTLYLITYIHQLISLVAAGLLNIACDTLICGLLVHICCQIEILSYRLSKIMFYSDILRYCIHQHQYIFRLAFIINAKFRLTFTIQIIISMLVVCFTLYQLSNTTAKAKYIEMILFMTCMLTQIFFYCWYGNEVKLKSRQLIDDIFDMEWLTLDNNIKKSLIMMMKRAVLPIQITSAYIIPMNLDAFMSLLKMSYSTYNLLQRMRTMQLRTQKMQVLEFTLKILMFVGCWPPSSWTSLCKRTVYNVYTIFITLLLFTFMMPQIMDIILNVDNTDDFADTFYIMLAMVISFCKMTGLLINRKNIGTLTKTLIQEPFIPLEADEIEIRHRFEKTIQTNTLCYTILVETTCVCVALTSLFTNFRKGNLTYREWTPYNYSEVVFCVIYARQLISTVFGSMVNVACDTLICGLLLHVCCQIEILECRLKKISSGRNNLRECIRQHDSIFKFAFMINKKFQIIIGIQFIVSTLVVCSNLYQLAKITLNAQAFTLILYTCSMLTQILIYCWYGNEVKLKSIELITNIFKMEWFTLDQSGKTNLLIIMNRSLIPIEFSSAYILTMNLDSFVSLLKTSYSAYNLLQQTKMHVLKFTLKILLVVGCWPPRSWTSLYKRTVYNAYTVFITLVLLSFAFSQLMDIILNIDNTDDFTDTLGVMLTMIISFCKMTGLLINRKNIGTLTNTLIQEPFIPLEADEVAIRHRFEKTIRTNTLCYTILVETTCLCIALTSFFTNFRKGNLTYREWTPKYNYSEVVFCVIYIRQILSTVFGSMVNVACDTLICGLLLHVCCQIEILECRLKKISSGRNNLRKCVRQHNSIFKFAFMINEKFQIIIGIQFIVSTLVVCSHLYQLAKMTISPQAFPLILYTCSMLTQILIYCWYGNEVKLKSIKLAANIFKMEWITLDQSRKKSLLIIMNRSLIPIEFSSAYILTMNLDSFVSLLKTSYSAYNLLQQMQTTVKPENSVEI
- the LOC140668282 gene encoding odorant receptor Or1-like isoform X3; translation: MRVMQIPLKILTVAGCRPPVSWSSFCKQTVYNAYTIFVSLLLFTFMLPQFMDIILNVANPNEFTDTLYVMLAMIMACCKMFSLVINRKNIEILTNALIEKPFKPVELDEIKIRQKFDSIIQTNTIIYTVMIEGTCGCMTLTSLFTDLRKGDLAYREWIPYEYSSNIMYYIIYFRQLISLTAASVVNVACDCLICGLLLHIYCQIEILECRLKKCLRDQGNLSECVYQHNHIYKFAYMVNDKFKFIIAVQFMVSTLVVCSNLYQLAKITISAEYIPLILYTFCMTFQILIYCWYGNEIKLKSNQLSAEIFGMDWINLDKKVKENLIMIMNRSLKPIEFSSAHILTVNLESFTKLLKTSYSAYSILRSM